The segment GATGCTTTTAGTTTGGTAACGTGAATTGCACCATAACTGATTTTGATGCTTTTGGTTTGGTAACGTGCGTTCGCAAATGGAATGTCACGTTGGAAGCTTAGAAGGGCTTGCATGCTTCTCATTCCTagcagcaaaaagaaaaaagttgttcCATACCACACGTCATTTCCCTAATCTATCATTTGTCAATAATGGCTACCAAAATCTTGCTGTTTTATAGTTGAGGGTATACAATGTGCTCGTTGCAATTTCTCGTAACACGTTCATGTAGATAATTTATGTTTTGCCATTAAGTCTTTCATTCTCTAAACCAAATGGAATGTATGTGTGGCATGTAGGATAATCCTACCTTGTTCATGTTTTCCAGTCTACGGCTCTGCTGATGTTTATCTTCTGCATTTACCTGTACTGGGAATTTTGGCACAAAACTCATGAGATGATACCTAATGATAAGGGCTTTTGGGTGGGAGTTTGctgttgaggttgatttgagtAATGATCCATGGAAGCTAGAGTGCGTATGATTCCTCTAAACCTCCCAAGTCAACAACCAGCACCATCTTCAATGCAATATCTAATTTAGCATCCGAAGATTGACTAACTACTTTTGTCCATTCTGTAATGCTTTTTCCAGCTTACGCAATTTAAGCAGGAAGGGTAGGAACATAGACAAGCAATTGGACAACCATCATAAGTAGCTTTGGATCATCTGTGGAAATTACGCCAGGCGAGAACAAAATGCCTGCGCACAGTGTCCTAAACTCGGTCCCCATACAGTTCTTCCATGACTCCAAATTGTCAAAATATTCCTATCAGAATACCACATGGATGAAAAAGATAACAATTGCAGCCataattgttaaaatatttcaatcaaGCACAAAGCATCACAAACATGACTTTCTTCAAGAGATAATGGAGTATGTACggaaaagaaaagcaatgaTAATGAAGGTGAATCTGCTTTAGAGCATGGTTAGCGATAAcaatcaaagaaattaaaaagtaaaacgtAACAAACGAGCATCATTTTGGTTCCAGCAATGCCGGAGAAGGAAGGTGCAATAGGTATATGTATTTAGCAAAATCCTCATGACATCACATTACATGAGAGTGACAAGGGAGTTGCAACAGAATTTAGTTTTATGTATTAGCATAACATGAACTGCTATTCCTGAAGAACTTCATAATGAGGAAGTTTAATGGCATTCCAGCACGCAACAGCATTGGGGGACTTCAAAGAGCAACAGCAAAAatgcaaaagatattatatAAATGGTAATATGGTATCCAGAAAACAAGACTTTCGACATCTAAACTGCAAAACAATGAGAgaaatgtaagaaaaatatgctgagaaataaaaaatccaaccaCATGTAGTAGACACTAATCTTCGGAGAGAATGTCATCAGGTGTACAATGACTTATCCATGGACAAAATTCACACGGGATGGAAGCTTATGCCCCTGTTTCTGCTTTTGGTTTCTCTTCAAGACCCTCCTTGCTAATGCATTTACAGCAAACTTTACCAATAGGAATAGAAGCAAACTCAGCCATTCCATTACTCTTCACTTCCATGATCGCATAGTCCAAAACCAAAGTCCTCACAATCTCTTCAATATGCTGTTTTGTCACGTCAACATCGGAGTCTTGACAACTGTTGATCAAATCTGCAACTTCCTCCTCTGTGGCAACCTTCAgcctttttatttggtttgtaCAATACAGTTTTAGTGACTTAATAAACTCCGTATCAAGGCTCCTTTCAACATACCATGCCCCCCCACTGATTTCCTTCGAGGGCTAACTCTGTTACCATGAAATGTAACCTCCCCTTGTTCTGGATGTTCACCaccttttaaatcaaaattttgaccTGCAGAGGAGTTTTATTTACCACACTATCTAGAAGGCAGACTTCTTTTTTCATGTCTCTGGTCCAGATTCAAATGTTTGCATCAGATCACATCATAAATGATACATTTGTGGTTCAGTTAGAGACCAAGCTGGAGAATTCAATTCTGGCCATTCTCTCAAGGGATGGAGGTCCTTGTAAACTGCTCATTCCCACTGAAAGAACATCAAAACTGAACTTTATATGTGATATATCAAAAGTGAAGCAGTTTATACAGGATTTTAAAGCATGAAGTTACAATTTTATGTTAGGGTCAAAGATATGATAGACATCATATATGCTCCTTTTGGTGGCCGAGAAAGCGCTATCATAAATTTGGAACTTGAACAACTAAATCTCTATCAACagtatgagaaaaataaaacattcaaaaCTCATAAAAGTAGCGCAACTCTTACGCAGTTTTTCAGATTTTGTAAAAGCGAAAACAATCGAGACCTTTGACTCAGTATtccttcatttgtttttgtaatggATCAAACACTCACAAACAAATGTGCGGGACGGTAAAAACAATTACACCTTTGGAGAGAGAGAAGGTACGGTTGCTCTACATGCAAAAGTATCTCATAAGATCCATACATTCATGCCAAACTAGCcaaataagttttaatttttgaatctcAATGTATTCCGGTCATCAATGATATGAGAAAGGGGCACTGATAAGGATGATATTATGATTTCATAGATATTACGATATCTAGTTACACTGCAGGCAAAACTTGTCTCGCAACTTCCTTGGTGGCTGGTAAAGGGACATTTTATGTTATTTGCTCATTGACGGAACCCAGTCACAAATCTTTGGATACCAGCAAAATCAGACACAATGTTCAAATTACAAAAGCTTCCTGCAATGTCATTTTGCATGTAATCTACAAGAAACTTGCATTGCTTCTCCCCGTTGGtttcaaaagcaaaaaatcCACCAGGTTTCAACATTGCAGCAGCCCCATTGCaaagatgaagaagataatCTATGCCACTCGCACCACCATCTAACGCGAGTCTTGGTTCATGTCTACCAACTTCAGCTTGTAGTCCAGAGATATTGTCACTAGGTATGTATGGTGGATTACTCACAATACCTACAAGTTGTCCTTCAACATCCTTTAACGGCTCAAACCAAGATCCTTGCCTTACTTCAGTCACATGCTGAAGGCCATACCTTTGCACATTAAACATTGCCACCGAAACCGCGACTGGGCTTAAATCTGTGGCAATAACTCTCCCATAACTCCTCAAAATCTTGCTAATACCTATAGCAATAGCACCGCTACCAGTACCTACATCTGCCCACAACCCTTGTCCCAATTCTTGATTATTGGAAACCGCATCGCTCACTAGATCAACGATCAATTCTGTCTCTGGCCTTGGAATCAAGACCCCTTCTTGCACGCTCAGCACCAAGTCCCTCCAGTGCTCACACCCTACTATATACTGGAAAGGCCTCCTCTCTTCAACCCTCTGCTTCCATAACTGGTAAAGATCATCCAAACTTATTCTTAACATGACATTCTCAATTCCATCAAAAGTATCATATTTACAAGCGGCAAAGGAAAAGCATGAGGAGGAGGAGCGGCTTTCAAGTGAGTCCTCTAGGAGCCAATTTAGCTCCCGGCACAGAAGAGTGGAGTCAGGGCCATTATCAGATTCCACAAAAGACGACCCAACGGAGGAGGCAAGACTTTTTGCCCATCCATGCCATTTTTGAAGGTCTGATGAAGTTACTGAATAAGTGAGCGGCCTCAAAAAG is part of the Populus nigra chromosome 8, ddPopNigr1.1, whole genome shotgun sequence genome and harbors:
- the LOC133700622 gene encoding uncharacterized protein LOC133700622, with the translated sequence MKLGLSRACFYSSCSASIFSSSIPSLTTIKPKIPLFLRPLTYSVTSSDLQKWHGWAKSLASSVGSSFVESDNGPDSTLLCRELNWLLEDSLESRSSSSCFSFAACKYDTFDGIENVMLRISLDDLYQLWKQRVEERRPFQYIVGCEHWRDLVLSVQEGVLIPRPETELIVDLVSDAVSNNQELGQGLWADVGTGSGAIAIGISKILRSYGRVIATDLSPVAVSVAMFNVQRYGLQHVTEVRQGSWFEPLKDVEGQLVGIVSNPPYIPSDNISGLQAEVGRHEPRLALDGGASGIDYLLHLCNGAAAMLKPGGFFAFETNGEKQCKFLVDYMQNDIAGSFCNLNIVSDFAGIQRFVTGFRQ